ATAAATTTCTAGAAAAGAACCTTTCACTAAGGGGAAATAAGCAGTTCGACACGTAAGATATAACTTCCAGATTAACGCAATATGATTAATTCTGTCCTCAGATATATACGTTACTTTGCTACAGGATTAAGTGTATAAAACCGTAATAAATACTAGCCAATCTTTTGAATAATAAAAATTGCCGGTCTTTTGTGAAGGTCTGGCAGGTTTGATCCCCATTCTGATATGGACTTTGTAATGATATATTCAGTTGGTAAGGAAATATCGCAGGCTACACATAGTTGTGTCTGATCGTTGAGAGTTTTGCTCAATTCTTCCAGCATTTTATTATTGCGATACGGCGTTTCAATAAAGGATTGCGCCTGATTCAATTCTGCAGAAATGCGTTCCAATCGTTTTATCTCTTTTCGCCGTTCTTGTTTATCAATCGGCAGATATCCATTGAAGGCAAAATTTTGTCCATTAAGTCCACTTCCCATCATGGCCATAAGTATGGAAGATGGCCCCACAAGTGGTACTACCTGAATACCACGGCGATGCGCAGCCGCAACAACTTCAGCCCCGGGATCTGCAATGCCCGGAGCACCAGCTTCCGAAAGGATACCTATGGATTTTCCATTCATACATGCGTTGAGAAATCCTGGGATGTCACTAGATTCTGTGTATTTGTTAAGTGTATGCAGAATGAGATTTGGCTGGGATTTTTCAGGTGTAATACTTTTGATGAATGCCCTGGCCGTTTTGTCGTTCTCAACGATATACTCATCAATTTGTTCTATAATTTGTTTAACCGTATGTGGTAAAACATCAAGTGGTGGAGTATTGCCTAAAGTTGTAGGTATGAGGTACAGTTTTCCCGTAGCCTTAAAAGTATGCATACTTATTTTACGATTAGTTTTTGTGTATAGGAACGTAATTCGGCACTTTCAATAGTTGCGAAGTATATTCCTTTTTTCAGATTTGATATGTTGACCCTGCTTTTTGCGGAAGTTATACTTTTTTCAAGAACTTTTTTACCCAAAATATCGAAAATAGCCAGGTTTACATTCCCCTCGTTTTCTCCTAAAGAAACATTTAAAACACCATTTGCAGGATTAGGGTACAAAGCTATATTTTGAAGCTGTTTTTGGTTCAAGCCAAGTGCATTTTGGTCTACAACAGCATAAATTATTCCGGAGATAAGACCAGCAACATAAAGTTCATTGCTGTTATTTATCCCAAAGCTACTAAATCCAGTATTGGGAAAAGGACCAAAATAAGCAATAGCATCAGAATAACCATTGACATCTAAAGTGCCCAATTCGTTACTCACAAAATCAGCAAATATATAAGTACCTTTAAGATCTGGAAACCGATCCCCACGATATACATAACCGCCCGTA
This portion of the Flavimarina sp. Hel_I_48 genome encodes:
- a CDS encoding SAM-dependent methyltransferase, which gives rise to MHTFKATGKLYLIPTTLGNTPPLDVLPHTVKQIIEQIDEYIVENDKTARAFIKSITPEKSQPNLILHTLNKYTESSDIPGFLNACMNGKSIGILSEAGAPGIADPGAEVVAAAHRRGIQVVPLVGPSSILMAMMGSGLNGQNFAFNGYLPIDKQERRKEIKRLERISAELNQAQSFIETPYRNNKMLEELSKTLNDQTQLCVACDISLPTEYIITKSISEWGSNLPDLHKRPAIFIIQKIG